Sequence from the Ochrobactrum sp. Marseille-Q0166 genome:
AAAGCTGGGACTTTAATCGTTTTTTGTATGGAGCAATCAACGGGCGTTAAGGCGCCCGTTTTCTGTATTTTTATTATTACCAGTGGTTATCAAAATGAAAAAACCAAATATTCTTATTCTGATGGCCGATCAGTTAAACGGAACTTTTTTCTCCGATGGGCCTGCAAATTTCCTTCATGTTCCTCATCTGCGTAAATTAGCGATTAGATCGGCTCGATTTTCAAATTGTTATACGGCAAGCCCGTTGTGCGCGCCTGCTCGAGCTTCATTCATGTCTGGTCAGTTACCGTCGCGTACTGGAGTTTATGACAATGCTGCGGAGTTCTCTTCAGAGATACCTACCTATGCGCATCATTTGCGAAACGCTGGTTATCAAACTGCACTGTCGGGAAAAATGCATTTTGTGGGACCAGATCAGCTGCATGGATTTGAACAGCGCTTGACCACAGATATATACCCCGCAGACTTTGGCTGGACTCCAGATTATCGAAAACCTGGTGAGAGAATTGACTGGTGGTATCATAACCTTGGGTCAATCTCGGGTGCAGGAATTGCTGAAATCACAAATCAGTTAGAATATGACGACGAGGTTGCCTACCAAGCTGAGGCAAAGCTTTATGACCTCGCTCGTGGTCATGACGAGCGCCCATGGTGTCTTACGGTAAGTTTCACCCATCCACATGACCCGTATGTTGCGAGAAAACGCTTTTTTGATCTTTACGCGGGCATACCGCAGCTTGATCCTGAGATAAAATTCTTATCGGCAGAAGATATTGATCCTCATAGTGAGCGTCTGTTGCGGGCGTGTAAAGCTGAAGATTATGAATTAACCGAGGATCAAATCAGAGCTGCCCGTCAGGCGTATTTCGCTAATATTTCTTATATTGATGATAAGGTTGGTATTCTTCTTGATGTACTTGGACGTTGTGGGATGGCGGATAATACGATTATCGTATTTACATCAGATCATGGCGATATGCTTGGTGAGCGGGGGCTATGGTTCAAGATGAATTTTTTTGAGGGTTCGGCCCGCGTACCTTTGCTTATTGCTGCTCCGCAGTTGCAACCGAAATGTATTAATAGTGCAGTATCGACACTTGATGTGCTGCCAACGATTTCGCAACTTGCAGGCATAGACCTTAACGATATCATGCCTTGGACTGACGGCGTATCGTTGGTTGATGTTGTATCCGGTATTAAGTCGCGTGGTGATGTCCCTATGGAATATGCTGCAGAAGGAACGATAGCACCGATGGTCTCGTTACGCGCCGGTGAATGGAAGCTCAACTTGTGTCGGGTCGATCCACCACAACTATTCAATATAGCCAAAGACCCTAACGAATTGGATAATCTTGCGTTTAAGCCTGCGTATTTTGAAATTTTGAATGAACTCGTTAAACAGGCAGAAAAGCGTTGGGATCTCGAGTCATATGATAAGCAGGTCAGGGCCAGTCAGGCTCGTCGACAGGTGGTCTACAAGGCGCTGCGTAATGGAGCTTATTATCCTTGGGACTATCAGCCGCTACAGAAAGCATCAGAACGCTATATGCGAAACCATATGGATTTGAATATTCTAGAGGAAAGTCAGAGATTTCCACGATGAATTTAATCAAGCGACTTTTTGTGAACTGCATTTGTATGAAAATGGAGTAGGGATAGTTCTTACGCTTATGGATAAGTTATGGATATCGTATATGATTTTTTATCTTCATTGAGCGCGGAAGAAATTGCGTTCACAGTTAACACTGCCACTCCAGTTTAAATGAGATGTTATGTCGGTCCAGCGCGTAAGCTTTTTTATTCTCCTTGCTCTGGT
This genomic interval carries:
- the betC gene encoding choline-sulfatase encodes the protein MKKPNILILMADQLNGTFFSDGPANFLHVPHLRKLAIRSARFSNCYTASPLCAPARASFMSGQLPSRTGVYDNAAEFSSEIPTYAHHLRNAGYQTALSGKMHFVGPDQLHGFEQRLTTDIYPADFGWTPDYRKPGERIDWWYHNLGSISGAGIAEITNQLEYDDEVAYQAEAKLYDLARGHDERPWCLTVSFTHPHDPYVARKRFFDLYAGIPQLDPEIKFLSAEDIDPHSERLLRACKAEDYELTEDQIRAARQAYFANISYIDDKVGILLDVLGRCGMADNTIIVFTSDHGDMLGERGLWFKMNFFEGSARVPLLIAAPQLQPKCINSAVSTLDVLPTISQLAGIDLNDIMPWTDGVSLVDVVSGIKSRGDVPMEYAAEGTIAPMVSLRAGEWKLNLCRVDPPQLFNIAKDPNELDNLAFKPAYFEILNELVKQAEKRWDLESYDKQVRASQARRQVVYKALRNGAYYPWDYQPLQKASERYMRNHMDLNILEESQRFPR